One genomic segment of Phycisphaerae bacterium includes these proteins:
- a CDS encoding RluA family pseudouridine synthase gives MSRKRKKQRDDFELDDEDLDEDDLDEDFDEDEDFDEEELEEDFDEKEPAGVEPSRRPAPRRVRGPQQADVRILFEDEHLLVIDKPAGLDSVRGQFAVEPVLDRLALNRPELADQLRIVHRLDRDTSGVMILAKTADAQRELSRQWRDQQVHKTYLAIVRGVVEVESGTINLPLRKTEKSVKPVVVGGKKARYAVTDYRVLQQFREFALIEARPRTGRMHQVRVHLAAVGLPIIADHHYGSPQAIYLSEFKRRFKPSGRKTEHPLIDRLALHAKSVTFSHPATGSEMTFDTELPKDFARTLAQLEKHGR, from the coding sequence ATGAGTCGAAAGCGCAAGAAACAACGCGACGATTTTGAACTCGACGACGAAGACCTTGACGAGGATGACCTGGACGAAGACTTCGATGAAGATGAAGACTTTGACGAGGAAGAACTCGAAGAGGACTTCGACGAAAAGGAACCCGCCGGCGTTGAGCCTTCGCGCCGTCCCGCCCCGCGCCGCGTTCGTGGGCCGCAGCAGGCGGACGTCCGCATCCTCTTCGAGGACGAGCACCTGCTGGTTATCGACAAGCCTGCCGGTCTCGACAGCGTCCGCGGCCAGTTCGCCGTCGAACCGGTTCTCGACCGCCTCGCCCTCAACCGGCCCGAACTGGCCGACCAGCTCCGCATCGTCCATCGCCTGGACCGCGATACCTCTGGCGTGATGATCCTGGCCAAGACCGCCGACGCCCAGCGCGAGCTCTCACGCCAGTGGAGGGATCAACAGGTCCATAAGACCTACCTGGCGATCGTCCGTGGCGTTGTCGAGGTCGAGTCCGGCACCATCAATCTTCCGCTCCGCAAAACCGAAAAATCCGTCAAGCCCGTCGTGGTTGGTGGCAAGAAGGCCCGCTACGCGGTCACCGACTACCGCGTGCTCCAGCAGTTCCGTGAGTTCGCCCTGATCGAGGCCAGGCCTCGCACCGGCCGCATGCACCAGGTCCGCGTCCACCTGGCAGCCGTCGGTCTGCCCATCATCGCCGACCATCACTACGGCTCGCCGCAGGCCATCTACCTTTCGGAGTTCAAACGCCGCTTCAAGCCTTCCGGCCGCAAGACGGAACACCCGCTGATCGATCGCCTCGCCTTGCACGCCAAGTCCGTCACCTTCAGCCATCCCGCCACCGGCAGCGAAATGACCTTCGACACCGAACTGCCCAAAGACTTCGCCCGCACCCTCGCCCAACTCGAAAAACACGGCCGCTGA
- a CDS encoding GntR family transcriptional regulator, whose product MVDSSLDVEQMVVDRVAQRLRADIARWGRTPRAKLPHERLLAERYGASRGSIRAVLDRLREERLIETVPRKGTFIAGGGVAVGDVLLVCRNPYHPYQMMCAGVISSLLNESQRAARLVVSADPLAEWTALTQGGREISGAVIIGAYPRPLMERLAAGSAVPIICTGDMDEQIRSEPVCDTVLPDNEAVTARATGHLIRQGHRRIAFANWGISQAYGRSQLRGYSEGLAAHGIAYDPALVVDLPFVEPHALSRPGLEPAPLGPVREQMDDWFRGSNPPTALVHCAATEIQIRDMLRSYFHEQFRPEAVIAVLYLEQLHTGYTGLGTATAFCPRYEDVARRGLELLFRERRDGETPRREIISQVYFCRRTDGVWQEERG is encoded by the coding sequence ATGGTAGATAGCAGTCTCGATGTAGAGCAGATGGTGGTGGATCGGGTGGCGCAGCGGCTTCGGGCGGACATCGCCCGATGGGGCCGGACGCCGCGGGCCAAGCTTCCGCACGAGCGTCTTCTGGCGGAGCGGTACGGGGCGAGTCGGGGGTCAATCCGGGCGGTTCTGGATCGTCTGCGGGAGGAGCGGCTGATCGAGACGGTGCCGCGGAAAGGGACGTTCATCGCGGGCGGAGGCGTCGCGGTCGGCGACGTGCTGCTGGTCTGTCGCAATCCGTACCACCCCTACCAGATGATGTGCGCCGGGGTTATCTCTTCACTGCTCAACGAGAGTCAACGTGCGGCGCGGCTCGTGGTATCGGCCGATCCCTTAGCCGAGTGGACCGCCCTGACCCAAGGTGGTCGGGAGATCAGCGGGGCTGTGATCATCGGAGCGTATCCCCGGCCGCTCATGGAGCGACTGGCGGCGGGCAGCGCCGTGCCGATCATTTGTACGGGCGACATGGACGAGCAGATCCGCAGCGAACCGGTCTGCGATACGGTGCTGCCGGACAATGAGGCGGTGACCGCGCGGGCCACGGGCCACCTGATCCGGCAGGGGCATCGGCGGATCGCCTTCGCCAACTGGGGGATCAGTCAGGCCTACGGGCGAAGCCAGCTTCGCGGCTACAGCGAGGGGCTGGCCGCTCACGGGATCGCGTACGATCCGGCGTTGGTGGTCGATCTGCCTTTCGTCGAACCACACGCGCTGTCGAGGCCGGGATTGGAACCGGCGCCGCTGGGTCCGGTGCGGGAGCAGATGGACGATTGGTTTCGAGGATCCAACCCCCCTACCGCGCTGGTGCACTGCGCGGCCACGGAGATTCAGATCCGCGACATGCTGCGGTCGTACTTCCACGAGCAATTCCGGCCGGAGGCGGTGATCGCGGTGCTGTATCTGGAGCAACTCCACACCGGCTACACCGGGCTGGGGACGGCAACGGCATTCTGCCCGCGCTACGAAGATGTCGCCCGGCGCGGATTGGAGCTGCTGTTCCGCGAGCGCAGGGACGGTGAGACGCCACGGCGCGAGATTATCAGCCAAGTGTATTTCTGCCGGCGGACGGACGGCGTGTGGCAGGAAGAGCGAGGATGA
- a CDS encoding type II secretion system protein, with protein MSCRRSLALLEVVVGVAIVALLMVILLPALSRARAAAGETVCRSNLRQLALAIVLYARDADGWLVPFNDGYGYYHFYANLLADSVYVPTANWTNEAWGDAADGIWRCSAVNDSQVGWGGGYGVNGGSSDGHLVGWGQSRSLDAIVRPAHLWMIGDAEGHQFDPEHQKTWPFVRCPACFADDSSPSADYQFAAGRHDGAANVAFADAHVSETAYADLADNRGDVFGHYGL; from the coding sequence ATGTCGTGCAGACGGTCGCTGGCGTTGCTGGAAGTCGTGGTGGGGGTTGCGATTGTCGCCCTTCTGATGGTGATCCTGCTGCCCGCGCTGAGCCGCGCGAGGGCTGCGGCGGGCGAGACGGTGTGCCGGTCGAACCTCAGGCAGTTGGCCCTGGCGATCGTGCTGTACGCCAGGGACGCCGACGGCTGGCTCGTGCCCTTCAACGACGGCTACGGGTATTACCACTTCTACGCGAATCTGCTGGCGGATAGCGTGTACGTGCCGACGGCGAATTGGACGAACGAGGCGTGGGGCGACGCGGCCGACGGGATCTGGCGCTGTTCGGCGGTGAACGATTCGCAGGTCGGCTGGGGCGGAGGTTATGGGGTCAATGGAGGGAGTAGCGACGGGCATCTGGTCGGCTGGGGACAAAGCCGGTCGTTGGACGCGATCGTTCGCCCCGCGCATTTGTGGATGATCGGCGACGCCGAAGGCCATCAGTTCGATCCAGAACATCAAAAGACCTGGCCTTTCGTGAGATGTCCGGCCTGCTTCGCCGATGATAGCAGCCCGTCGGCTGATTACCAGTTCGCCGCCGGCCGACATGATGGCGCCGCCAACGTGGCGTTTGCCGACGCCCACGTCTCCGAGACGGCCTATGCCGATCTGGCGGACAACCGCGGAGACGTTTTCGGGCATTACGGGCTGTGA
- a CDS encoding phosphatase PAP2 family protein — protein MKALVSATLTALATLSLLCPGCSAMSSTASDELADACRDARRRAAVNRTGCTTPEKCFTVGASADRSHDADLEPLTAGSFLLAAYEPQDSELDLDTDTQPSADDPYQPGADFFEALKSDLKHMPRDLWSDTKTVFTDKTNLTILLIAGGASVAVRDSGADDCFEDKFDRSRALSTEWGDVFGALGNPGTHFAFAGLMYAYGVLEQDRHTYGVAKTLTSALAINGATTVLLKLAACTEVPNGEDWGWPSGHTSSSVALAAVLDEYYGPVVGIPLYLVSGLVALERMDDREHHFSDIVFGAALGYVVGKTVAQKHQPEIFGGKITPYINPESGNAGLAWVKGF, from the coding sequence ATGAAAGCACTGGTTTCCGCGACCCTGACCGCTCTCGCCACTCTCAGCCTGCTTTGCCCCGGATGCTCGGCGATGTCGTCCACGGCGTCCGATGAATTGGCTGATGCCTGCCGCGATGCCCGCCGTCGGGCCGCCGTCAACCGGACCGGCTGCACCACCCCGGAAAAATGCTTCACCGTCGGCGCGTCGGCCGACAGATCGCACGACGCCGATCTTGAGCCGCTCACCGCCGGATCCTTCCTCCTGGCGGCCTACGAACCGCAGGATTCCGAACTCGATCTCGACACCGACACCCAGCCGTCAGCCGACGATCCTTACCAGCCCGGCGCGGATTTCTTTGAGGCCCTCAAGTCCGACCTCAAACACATGCCGCGCGACCTCTGGAGCGACACCAAGACCGTCTTTACCGATAAGACCAACCTGACCATCCTCCTGATCGCCGGCGGAGCCTCCGTCGCCGTCCGCGACTCCGGCGCCGATGACTGCTTCGAGGACAAGTTCGACCGCAGCCGTGCCCTGTCCACCGAGTGGGGCGACGTGTTCGGAGCCCTCGGCAATCCTGGCACCCATTTCGCCTTCGCCGGCCTGATGTACGCCTACGGAGTCCTCGAACAGGACCGCCACACCTACGGCGTCGCCAAGACGCTCACCAGCGCCCTGGCCATCAACGGAGCAACCACGGTACTGCTGAAACTGGCCGCCTGCACCGAAGTGCCCAACGGCGAAGACTGGGGCTGGCCCTCCGGCCACACCTCCAGTTCCGTCGCCCTGGCCGCTGTGCTCGATGAGTACTACGGCCCGGTGGTCGGAATCCCTCTCTACCTGGTCAGCGGATTGGTCGCCCTGGAACGCATGGACGACCGCGAGCACCATTTCTCCGACATCGTTTTCGGAGCCGCCCTCGGCTACGTCGTCGGCAAGACCGTCGCCCAGAAACATCAGCCGGAAATCTTCGGCGGAAAGATTACCCCGTACATCAACCCGGAAAGCGGCAACGCCGGCCTGGCGTGGGTAAAGGGCTTCTGA
- a CDS encoding LemA family protein, translated as MHQPDLPISLGLCLPIGLLVIALIWVAATYNSLVKLRFQCREAWSNVDTELKRRYDLIPNLVETVKGYATHERQTLEMVAEARSRALASTGSPESQARDENHFVHSLRQLLAVAEAYPDLKASTHFLHLQRELANTEDRIQAARRFYNGNVRDLNTRIEVVPSNLIAGLFGFQKEEFFEVEDTGIRTAPQVAV; from the coding sequence ATGCACCAACCGGATTTGCCTATCAGCCTCGGCCTGTGCCTGCCCATCGGCCTGCTTGTCATTGCGTTGATCTGGGTCGCCGCGACCTACAACTCGCTGGTCAAGCTCCGTTTCCAGTGCCGCGAGGCCTGGTCCAACGTCGATACCGAGTTGAAGCGCCGCTACGACCTGATCCCCAACCTCGTTGAGACCGTCAAGGGCTACGCCACGCACGAACGCCAGACGCTGGAGATGGTCGCCGAGGCCCGCAGCCGCGCCCTGGCCTCCACCGGCTCGCCCGAATCTCAGGCCCGCGACGAGAATCACTTCGTCCATTCCCTCCGCCAATTGCTGGCCGTCGCTGAGGCCTACCCGGACCTCAAGGCCAGCACGCACTTCCTCCACCTCCAGCGCGAACTGGCCAACACCGAAGACCGCATCCAGGCTGCCCGGCGATTCTACAACGGCAACGTCCGCGACCTGAACACCCGCATCGAAGTCGTTCCCTCCAACCTCATCGCCGGCCTCTTCGGCTTCCAGAAGGAGGAATTCTTCGAGGTCGAGGATACCGGCATCCGCACCGCGCCGCAGGTCGCCGTGTAG
- a CDS encoding prepilin-type N-terminal cleavage/methylation domain-containing protein, producing the protein MRRRATDRRKSLPGKCGSAGGFTLIELLVVVAIIAVLVAMLLPALQNARVKSRQLVCIARLAQIGRGTSMYLSDHNDVFPLLTSTTESFIRGLNPYIKFSDSPYDYWVNGISPQHYDPSPRWSCPESPDSGAPHGRPYTPNAGFVFGRLSTNPYDGMWGGFGRMRLSEIADPSVGIWMSEAGQWHSGTAYNWYWRPFVFGPIWGSVGAGWAYVRFEYHRGQANALHVDGHAAGYTYEQMMDRNLWLVRP; encoded by the coding sequence ATGCGACGTAGAGCGACGGATCGTCGGAAGTCATTACCCGGCAAGTGCGGTTCGGCCGGTGGTTTCACCCTGATCGAGCTATTGGTTGTGGTGGCCATTATCGCCGTGCTGGTGGCCATGCTCCTGCCGGCGTTGCAGAACGCCCGGGTCAAGAGCAGGCAGCTCGTGTGCATCGCCCGGCTGGCCCAGATCGGCAGGGGCACTTCGATGTACCTGAGCGACCACAACGACGTTTTTCCGCTTCTGACCAGCACAACGGAGTCGTTTATCCGCGGCTTGAATCCGTACATCAAGTTTTCCGACAGTCCGTACGACTACTGGGTCAACGGCATAAGCCCGCAGCACTACGATCCGAGCCCGCGGTGGTCGTGCCCGGAGTCGCCGGACTCGGGCGCGCCGCATGGACGGCCGTATACGCCGAATGCCGGGTTCGTCTTCGGGCGGCTGAGCACGAATCCCTACGACGGGATGTGGGGCGGGTTCGGCCGGATGCGGCTGAGCGAGATCGCCGATCCATCGGTAGGGATCTGGATGTCCGAGGCGGGTCAGTGGCACAGCGGTACCGCCTACAACTGGTATTGGCGGCCTTTCGTGTTCGGGCCGATCTGGGGCTCGGTTGGAGCGGGATGGGCTTACGTTCGATTCGAGTACCATCGGGGGCAGGCCAACGCGCTGCATGTGGATGGCCATGCGGCCGGCTATACGTACGAGCAGATGATGGACAGGAATCTGTGGTTGGTCCGGCCATGA
- the recQ gene encoding DNA helicase RecQ, translated as MRMERIRKILGKYWGYESFLPLQEEAIRSVLEGRDSVVVLPTGGGKSLCYQAPALAMAGTAVVVSPLISLMKDQVDGLRECGVTAGFVNSSQSPAERHEVMREVAAGKVKLLYVAPERLVSPGFLRFAREQKISFVAVDEAHCISMWGHDFRPEYRQLSKLKEAFAGIGVHGYTATATEQVRLDIATQLGLAEPEILVGSFDRKNLIFRVRRRDGLVDQVCSVLKRHAGESGIIYCIRRADVEELAATLVQTGFKARPYHAGMSDEERKENQDAFISEETDIIVATVAFGMGIDKSNVRYVIHAAMPKSPEHYQQEAGRAGRDGLEAECWLFYSGKDFMTWNRLLGDAEPNSKAVWEEKLQAIYGYCTSMTCRHRSIVRYFGQELADRKCDGCDICLGEVDREDDALVMAQKILSCVLRLEERFGGDYTAGVLIGSQEDRVFEKGHDRLSTYGLLSKYSKRVVRDWIEQLVDQGYLRKHGEYNVLQVTPEGWRVLRGSGDPALAKPAKKGQAKKAKALNDSWDGVDEGLFERLRQVRQMLAKERLVPPFVVFSDASLRDMARKRPTTQEGFLQVHGVGQEKCRQYESQFLGAMRKYCGKHGLEMDVGLADLEF; from the coding sequence ATGCGGATGGAGCGAATTCGGAAGATTCTAGGCAAGTACTGGGGCTACGAGAGCTTTCTGCCCCTGCAGGAGGAGGCGATCCGGTCGGTGCTGGAGGGTCGCGACTCGGTGGTGGTCCTGCCGACGGGCGGCGGCAAATCGCTGTGCTACCAGGCTCCGGCCCTGGCGATGGCGGGGACGGCGGTGGTCGTCTCGCCGCTGATCTCGCTGATGAAGGACCAGGTGGACGGGTTGCGGGAGTGCGGGGTGACGGCGGGCTTCGTCAACAGCAGTCAGAGTCCGGCCGAGCGGCACGAGGTGATGCGCGAGGTCGCGGCGGGAAAGGTGAAGCTGCTGTACGTGGCGCCCGAGCGGCTGGTCTCGCCGGGGTTTCTGCGTTTTGCGCGGGAGCAGAAGATTTCCTTTGTGGCGGTGGATGAGGCGCACTGCATCAGCATGTGGGGCCATGACTTCCGGCCGGAGTACCGCCAGCTTTCGAAACTCAAGGAGGCCTTCGCGGGAATCGGCGTTCATGGGTACACGGCGACGGCGACCGAACAGGTCCGACTGGACATCGCCACGCAGCTCGGGTTGGCCGAACCGGAGATCCTGGTCGGGTCGTTCGACCGCAAGAACCTGATCTTTCGGGTGCGTCGGCGTGACGGGCTGGTCGATCAGGTCTGTTCGGTACTCAAGCGGCACGCGGGCGAGTCAGGGATCATCTACTGCATCCGGCGGGCGGACGTCGAGGAACTCGCCGCGACGCTGGTGCAGACGGGTTTCAAGGCCCGGCCGTACCACGCCGGAATGAGCGACGAGGAGCGGAAGGAGAATCAGGACGCCTTCATCAGCGAGGAGACGGACATTATCGTGGCGACGGTGGCGTTCGGGATGGGGATCGACAAGTCGAACGTGCGGTACGTAATCCACGCGGCGATGCCCAAGTCGCCGGAGCACTATCAGCAGGAGGCGGGCCGGGCGGGCCGCGACGGCCTGGAGGCCGAGTGCTGGCTGTTCTACTCGGGCAAGGATTTCATGACGTGGAACCGTCTGCTGGGCGACGCGGAACCGAACTCGAAGGCGGTGTGGGAAGAGAAACTGCAGGCGATCTATGGGTACTGCACGAGCATGACGTGTCGGCACCGGTCCATCGTAAGGTACTTCGGACAGGAATTGGCGGATCGCAAGTGCGACGGCTGCGACATCTGCCTAGGCGAGGTGGACCGTGAGGATGACGCCCTGGTGATGGCACAGAAGATCCTCTCGTGCGTGCTTCGCCTGGAGGAGCGTTTCGGCGGCGACTACACAGCCGGGGTGCTGATCGGATCGCAGGAGGACCGGGTTTTCGAAAAGGGGCACGACCGACTTTCGACGTACGGGCTTCTGAGCAAGTACAGCAAACGCGTGGTTCGCGACTGGATCGAGCAGTTGGTGGACCAGGGCTATCTGCGAAAGCACGGGGAATACAACGTGCTGCAAGTGACGCCGGAAGGCTGGCGGGTGCTGCGGGGTTCGGGCGACCCGGCGCTGGCCAAGCCGGCGAAGAAAGGCCAGGCGAAAAAGGCGAAGGCACTGAACGATTCGTGGGACGGGGTGGATGAGGGGCTCTTCGAGCGGCTGCGACAGGTTCGCCAGATGCTGGCGAAGGAACGGCTGGTGCCCCCGTTCGTGGTGTTCAGCGACGCCTCGCTGCGCGACATGGCGCGTAAGCGGCCGACGACGCAGGAGGGGTTTCTGCAAGTCCACGGCGTGGGTCAGGAAAAGTGCCGGCAGTACGAGTCGCAGTTCCTCGGAGCGATGCGGAAGTACTGCGGCAAGCACGGCTTGGAGATGGACGTGGGGCTGGCGGACCTTGAGTTCTGA
- a CDS encoding DUF4091 domain-containing protein, translating into MENRVVALVVLAVALGHCGALADQKVETFDRFDIGQSWLPGSTVDGWGNLETEPFGTAGIVAVDAEGGKALRLSDSTGRVVRAEWNAAFNHQSMPHQFLRADIRFAAEAAEMDNVRATLHYQSQNVWWPEGGVSLSVAYGAPSATFTVKQGDKQYVSVDIPGGKRLWFDTWYTVEMEFDFGELQARARLAPRDEASWPWTEWQKIASQIPASVRVEANGLAEFDNLVLGDEAADGPTATQPTEQGFRPVPAHSVDAAEGVSIHRVSPHFKVYPDDRIEAMETPLPVVELCRGEYEPFQIVLQADRNLAKVQVAFGDLPAGVTATSQPQGLVNIKKSPVRTGPTPDPLLNEPAMDIPAGENRAFWITVRADREAAAGEFAVPVTVTADGREIGRFIQPVRIYDFPMPKMPHLACIVEFRPWNDNEAYKGLFGWPIERQYALYRRYYRWYADRRLQPGSLFPWFSVTQDDQGNWGVAHPEWIEQTYPRYWEEFPGAFQVAWVRNLMIGHGSSYTPVAEAKNVEEIRQTWRLFLAMHRDHGWPIDRYMWYLGDEPLNPGIDQKRDQNVPILNDWVAAVRPELGSIPVFASAWPFDRDLLPSIDIWSMLPYGDPQSNIERMPLKEARAYGKAVGLTLDGSTNLVMDREAINYRLNPWHGWYAGVPMIEYWNNMWWQMTPWDPAADWFSPEWIFPGDGNLNYPPPSEDQVITSIRAELLREGMEDYEYLWLLRHAAYTIRTGGHGPNENELLRRIDMLLYDAQQWVARGTVRRAESDYILLACNLQVDRLPWLAYKLDRLRRAMARTLEEAYRKGYVKDEAIDTGHAPPNRWFAYE; encoded by the coding sequence ATGGAGAATCGTGTTGTCGCGCTTGTGGTTCTGGCGGTCGCACTGGGCCATTGCGGAGCTTTGGCGGATCAGAAGGTTGAGACCTTCGATCGGTTTGATATCGGCCAGTCGTGGTTGCCCGGATCCACCGTCGACGGCTGGGGCAATCTGGAGACTGAGCCTTTCGGGACGGCCGGAATCGTGGCGGTGGACGCGGAAGGCGGCAAGGCGTTGCGATTGTCTGACAGCACGGGTCGCGTCGTGAGGGCGGAGTGGAACGCGGCGTTCAACCACCAGAGCATGCCCCACCAGTTCCTTCGGGCGGACATCCGGTTTGCCGCGGAAGCGGCGGAGATGGACAACGTACGGGCGACATTGCACTACCAGAGCCAGAACGTCTGGTGGCCGGAGGGGGGGGTGTCGTTGAGCGTCGCTTACGGCGCGCCCTCGGCCACGTTCACCGTCAAACAGGGGGACAAGCAGTACGTATCAGTGGATATCCCCGGCGGCAAGCGGCTGTGGTTTGACACGTGGTATACGGTCGAGATGGAGTTCGATTTCGGGGAGCTGCAGGCGCGGGCCCGGCTGGCTCCACGGGACGAGGCGAGTTGGCCGTGGACGGAGTGGCAGAAGATCGCCAGTCAGATACCCGCGTCGGTGCGGGTCGAAGCCAACGGCCTTGCCGAGTTCGACAATTTGGTTTTGGGCGACGAGGCTGCGGACGGACCGACGGCGACCCAGCCGACGGAGCAGGGCTTTCGTCCGGTGCCGGCCCATTCGGTTGACGCAGCGGAAGGCGTGTCGATCCACCGTGTCTCACCGCATTTCAAGGTTTACCCCGACGACCGGATCGAGGCGATGGAAACGCCGCTGCCGGTGGTGGAACTGTGCCGCGGCGAGTACGAGCCGTTCCAGATTGTACTCCAAGCGGATCGGAACCTCGCGAAGGTCCAGGTCGCGTTCGGCGACCTGCCGGCGGGCGTGACCGCCACATCTCAGCCGCAGGGCCTGGTAAACATCAAGAAGAGCCCGGTCCGGACGGGACCGACGCCGGACCCTCTGCTGAACGAGCCGGCGATGGACATACCGGCGGGTGAGAACCGGGCGTTCTGGATCACCGTGCGGGCCGATCGCGAGGCGGCGGCGGGCGAATTCGCAGTCCCGGTGACAGTCACGGCGGACGGCCGAGAGATCGGGCGGTTCATTCAGCCCGTCCGCATCTACGATTTTCCCATGCCGAAAATGCCGCACCTGGCATGCATCGTGGAGTTCCGGCCGTGGAACGACAACGAGGCGTACAAGGGTCTGTTCGGCTGGCCGATCGAGCGTCAGTACGCCCTGTATCGGCGGTACTATCGGTGGTACGCGGATCGGCGACTGCAGCCGGGCAGCCTGTTCCCGTGGTTTTCGGTAACGCAGGACGATCAAGGCAACTGGGGGGTCGCGCACCCGGAGTGGATCGAACAGACGTATCCGCGGTACTGGGAGGAGTTTCCCGGGGCGTTTCAGGTGGCGTGGGTGCGCAACCTGATGATCGGGCACGGATCGAGCTATACGCCGGTCGCAGAAGCCAAGAACGTCGAGGAGATACGCCAGACGTGGCGGCTGTTTCTTGCGATGCACCGCGACCACGGCTGGCCGATCGATCGGTACATGTGGTATCTTGGCGACGAGCCGCTGAATCCGGGAATCGACCAGAAGCGAGATCAGAACGTGCCGATCCTCAACGACTGGGTGGCTGCGGTCCGTCCGGAGCTTGGCAGTATTCCCGTCTTCGCCAGCGCGTGGCCGTTCGATCGGGATCTGCTGCCGTCGATCGACATCTGGTCGATGCTGCCCTACGGCGACCCGCAGTCGAACATCGAGCGGATGCCGCTGAAGGAGGCCAGAGCGTACGGCAAGGCGGTGGGACTGACGCTGGACGGCAGCACGAACCTGGTGATGGACCGCGAGGCGATCAACTACCGGCTTAACCCTTGGCACGGGTGGTACGCTGGAGTGCCGATGATCGAGTACTGGAACAACATGTGGTGGCAGATGACGCCGTGGGACCCGGCGGCGGACTGGTTCAGCCCGGAGTGGATTTTTCCCGGCGACGGCAATCTGAACTATCCGCCGCCGAGCGAGGATCAGGTAATCACGAGCATTCGGGCGGAGCTGTTGCGGGAGGGCATGGAGGATTACGAGTACCTCTGGCTGCTGCGTCACGCGGCGTACACGATTCGGACGGGCGGGCATGGGCCGAATGAAAATGAGTTACTTCGGCGAATTGATATGCTGTTGTACGACGCGCAGCAGTGGGTGGCCCGGGGGACGGTCAGGCGCGCGGAGAGCGACTATATCCTTCTGGCGTGTAACCTCCAAGTGGACCGGTTGCCATGGCTGGCGTACAAGCTGGATCGTCTGCGGCGGGCGATGGCCCGGACGCTGGAGGAGGCATATCGCAAAGGGTACGTGAAGGATGAGGCAATCGACACAGGACACGCTCCGCCGAACCGCTGGTTCGCTTATGAATAA
- the gcvT gene encoding glycine cleavage system aminomethyltransferase GcvT → MKKTPLYDVHETLGARMVDFAGWSMPLVYGSIIEEHVWTRSRIGLFDVSHMGRIEVCGAKAGAALDGLCTRKVSEAEAGKTVYALMCNEDGGVLDDLMVSRLGEDSFYVVCNASNREKIVTHVREHAGETVEFRDVTESTGMVAVQGPKVVELIGRLLPGEVAELGHRRALRASMYGVSFIAFRGGYTGEDGFEAVFGPGAVVAVWRQLSGLAFNGERMVRPAGLGARDTLRLEAGLPLYGHELSERIDPISAGLRFAVDFEHDFVGRQALERVERDGPSRVRVGLRLDEKRAARQGHRILSDGQDIGEVTSGAYCPTVEASIAMGFVDRDRSAVGATVEVDTGKNRLAGRIVEIPFYRRPK, encoded by the coding sequence ATGAAGAAAACGCCATTGTACGACGTACATGAGACACTCGGGGCACGGATGGTGGACTTTGCCGGCTGGTCCATGCCGCTGGTCTACGGTTCGATCATCGAGGAGCACGTCTGGACGCGGAGCCGAATCGGGCTTTTCGACGTCTCACACATGGGACGAATCGAAGTCTGCGGGGCAAAGGCTGGAGCGGCCCTGGACGGGCTGTGTACGCGGAAGGTCTCGGAGGCCGAGGCCGGCAAAACGGTTTATGCCCTGATGTGCAACGAGGACGGGGGCGTATTGGACGACCTGATGGTCTCCCGGCTGGGCGAGGATTCGTTCTACGTGGTCTGCAACGCGAGCAATCGGGAGAAGATCGTCACTCACGTGCGGGAGCACGCGGGTGAGACGGTTGAGTTCCGGGACGTCACGGAGTCGACGGGCATGGTCGCCGTGCAGGGGCCGAAGGTGGTGGAGTTGATCGGCCGCCTGCTGCCGGGCGAGGTGGCCGAATTGGGGCACCGCCGGGCACTGCGGGCGAGCATGTACGGGGTGAGCTTTATCGCCTTTCGGGGCGGCTACACTGGCGAGGACGGCTTTGAGGCGGTATTCGGTCCTGGAGCGGTGGTGGCGGTGTGGCGTCAGCTTTCGGGCCTGGCGTTCAACGGCGAGCGGATGGTTCGGCCGGCGGGTCTGGGAGCGCGGGACACGCTGCGGCTGGAGGCGGGACTGCCGCTATACGGGCATGAGTTGAGCGAGCGGATCGATCCGATCTCAGCGGGACTGCGATTCGCCGTGGATTTCGAGCATGATTTTGTCGGGCGGCAGGCGCTGGAACGGGTGGAGCGCGACGGGCCAAGTCGCGTACGGGTCGGATTGCGGCTTGATGAGAAGCGTGCGGCCAGACAGGGGCATCGTATTCTCTCCGACGGCCAGGACATCGGTGAAGTCACCAGCGGAGCGTACTGCCCGACAGTGGAGGCGTCGATCGCAATGGGCTTCGTCGATCGCGATCGCTCAGCGGTTGGGGCCACGGTCGAGGTGGACACGGGCAAGAACCGCCTTGCGGGACGGATCGTGGAGATACCGTTCTATCGACGGCCGAAGTAG